The proteins below are encoded in one region of Sphingobacterium sp. R2:
- a CDS encoding fasciclin domain-containing protein: protein MKRLFIYVISVFLACTYSCSKKELVSHYERPDWLKGNVWEVLDNRKEFTIFLKGVERAGFKEILNGKTIVSVFAPSDPVFLSYLKDRNLTSIEQIPIHELKKIIGYHLIYYSYDKNRLMDYQPQGSQNLQPAFAGLYYKHRSRSQDSISEEVDITDGIVKKVYHKDRFVPVLSATHFQTKGIDAKQNYEYFFGADSWSGTTGFNVSNAGITEYDIPADNGYVYVIDQVIAPLPTVYERLDHSTAYKDFLAVYDRFRTYTYDEQASMNYAAAGESLFLVHHGALPAIASEWSYNGESGTPDYANLGDLSYKAFNVFAPNNRALSTFFNQYFKSYYPSMKEVDMLPLAMMLRNHVYAGNIVFPAEIGKNPDIKTVDGIPIVFNTQSDVGDKAIASNGTFYGLNKVLIPEAFNSVTGPVLVNPKFKIFMYMLHNSGMYKTLASRDIRYTLLIPSDEEILSTLYGDSYIFWNEGNPFVFGDEEVQIQNNDGVKVAMSQRQQELFVSDHIVYDDITSLSAAKVYRTRNPYNYIFTKNGNLYSTATYNSNEPVSVLPLAGNWYNGKSYEVAQTLLGETRTIKFTLIGAETSSNPLNKYAEFSKLLARAGMIDAGSSLSFLFGNRFILFAPDNATVLSGLAAGLIPTEKTALGEYLKSYFVSVSDNSIGDYPFPGFGVQGTWNTTRRTGYNLYRQITLMDYGTGLSLEDSDGTPISIVDYLPQVFNDGAVYHINKLLKP from the coding sequence ATGAAAAGACTATTCATCTATGTTATTAGTGTCTTTTTAGCCTGTACATATTCCTGCTCCAAAAAGGAACTTGTATCGCACTATGAGAGACCAGATTGGCTGAAAGGAAATGTGTGGGAGGTTTTGGACAATCGCAAAGAATTTACTATTTTTTTAAAAGGGGTTGAACGTGCAGGTTTTAAAGAAATATTGAATGGCAAAACAATTGTATCTGTCTTTGCTCCCAGCGACCCCGTGTTCTTAAGCTATTTGAAGGACAGAAATCTGACCTCGATAGAGCAAATCCCAATCCATGAACTAAAAAAAATAATCGGTTACCATCTGATCTATTATTCGTACGATAAAAATAGACTGATGGATTATCAACCGCAGGGGAGTCAAAATCTGCAACCAGCTTTTGCAGGACTGTATTACAAACACCGCAGCAGAAGTCAAGATTCCATCAGCGAAGAAGTGGATATAACCGATGGAATTGTCAAAAAAGTATATCACAAAGATAGGTTTGTTCCAGTTCTTTCTGCGACCCATTTTCAAACTAAAGGAATTGATGCAAAGCAGAATTATGAATATTTTTTTGGAGCAGATAGCTGGTCAGGGACAACTGGTTTTAATGTCTCGAATGCAGGAATTACGGAATATGATATTCCTGCAGATAATGGTTATGTGTATGTGATCGATCAGGTAATTGCGCCCTTACCTACTGTTTATGAACGATTGGATCATAGTACAGCCTACAAGGATTTCTTGGCTGTTTACGACCGTTTTCGAACGTACACGTATGACGAACAGGCGAGTATGAATTATGCAGCTGCAGGAGAGTCCTTATTTTTAGTTCACCATGGTGCTTTACCTGCGATTGCTTCGGAATGGTCCTATAATGGTGAGTCAGGTACTCCAGACTATGCCAATCTTGGCGATCTTTCCTATAAAGCGTTTAATGTATTTGCGCCCAATAACCGAGCATTGTCGACTTTCTTTAATCAATATTTTAAATCATATTATCCGTCGATGAAGGAGGTCGATATGTTGCCTTTGGCAATGATGCTACGTAACCACGTATACGCTGGAAATATAGTCTTTCCTGCTGAGATCGGTAAGAATCCCGATATCAAAACAGTCGATGGAATTCCTATTGTTTTCAATACTCAGTCGGATGTAGGAGATAAAGCGATTGCCTCTAATGGAACATTCTATGGGTTAAATAAAGTGTTAATTCCGGAAGCTTTTAATAGTGTGACTGGCCCCGTGTTAGTCAATCCAAAATTCAAAATTTTCATGTACATGCTCCATAACTCGGGTATGTACAAAACGTTAGCGAGTAGGGATATACGTTACACACTGTTGATTCCATCCGATGAAGAAATTCTCAGTACACTTTATGGCGATAGTTATATCTTCTGGAACGAAGGTAACCCCTTTGTATTTGGAGACGAAGAAGTCCAAATTCAAAATAACGACGGTGTTAAAGTAGCCATGTCGCAACGGCAACAGGAACTTTTTGTTTCGGACCATATTGTATATGATGATATCACAAGTTTATCTGCTGCCAAAGTTTACCGCACCCGGAATCCATACAACTATATCTTCACGAAAAATGGCAACTTATATTCAACAGCGACATACAATAGCAACGAGCCAGTGTCTGTGTTGCCACTTGCAGGCAATTGGTATAATGGGAAAAGTTATGAAGTAGCGCAAACGCTACTGGGTGAAACGCGGACTATTAAGTTTACACTGATTGGCGCTGAAACAAGTAGCAATCCGCTAAATAAATATGCCGAATTTTCGAAGTTATTGGCTAGAGCAGGGATGATAGATGCAGGCAGCTCGCTGTCCTTTCTTTTTGGCAATCGTTTTATTTTGTTCGCCCCGGATAATGCCACAGTTTTGTCGGGCCTAGCTGCGGGCCTGATTCCAACAGAGAAGACAGCCTTGGGAGAATATCTTAAATCTTATTTTGTTTCCGTATCCGACAATTCTATTGGCGATTATCCTTTCCCCGGTTTCGGTGTTCAGGGAACCTGGAATACCACACGAAGAACAGGGTATAACCTTTATCGGCAAATTACCCTAATGGATTACGGGACGGGACTGAGTTTGGAAGATTCAGATGGGACGCCCATTTCAATCGTAGACTATCTGCCACAAGTATTTAATGATGGAGCTGTCTATCATATCAACAAACTTTTAAAGCCATAG
- a CDS encoding DUF4450 domain-containing protein: MIRKCLIFCCFSIAVFLQETLAQSKHWQDNDRTLHYTEDQGDFLLVNGRYRFNRALYGNNLASRVEAGDLPEFALYMPGMGGNLQFVLGNKLLRKKMIDADHIETRYRPGAMHYRIQDALLGKGYIDITVLAQANTEGMIVKLQPKNVKSDVQLYAIYGGASGQTFSRNGDIGADPESGFYLLPAYCERNHYRLHKNSFELRYQSRKNEPQFMQGSFSDLSKLRVSDAKVLDDLSNLANLENSGSPILVGEYDLTEKTHYIQIAKGKLSATEFSESSIAKIFEQAEQKRASLAGRVKINTPDRFINNLGAALSVAADGIWESPTFLHGAVAWRMRLNAWRGAYTADVLGWHDRAKEHFSSYANSQVMEPSSGPVVMDTALHLARHLEKMGTSMFSSGYISRNPNNKSVPHHYDMNLVFIDQLLSHFNYTGDVAYIKEMWPILTRHLNWEKRNFDRDNDGLYDAYCAIWASDGLQYSGGAVTHTTAYMYRAYQMMAKLAKVIGEDANPYRQEAKKIQQALKNRLWLKEKGYFAEFQDALGNQLVHENPGLWTIYHAADVAILDDFESYQNLQYVNNYLPKIPIHVNGQEQQHLYTLPTTTWQPYTWSTNNVALAENLQTALAYWQSGRPDDAYQLWKSNLIESMYHGISPGNFHQLSHYDAFRGELYRDFADPIGVASRTLVEGLFGVHPRLLDNELFIKPGFPATWNHAQIELPQWSYAYKKDNTTITFQINTRYAMPVKLTLEVPVDFTAVRAVKVNGKEVKWSLKSSAINRPYVVIESDPDKDFDISIIGDGQLERIETRNVEQAFTDQWSVPLAANTQLLESFDPQGLIVNSIGQKFSFVQQERLGTFFVKLQQGEMIWWQPVDIRLLPPLKATIVKKHAGYGLIVENRSVHPQDLKIEHNSFQATLNLKSNEAKELQLPSRIFSKGTNNFYLRGKTYLQKIDYTDWTIKDKPSFLKQNLSNYYNARLTDIFQQQYLSPRPEGPTLQLPWQGIGNWCYPLTTANIDDSGIMKKAEQKDLTYLGILFQLKNDSKNVVFVSQWDNYPTSVKIPLAGQASKMYLLVAGSTNPMQSQFINAKIKVNYTDGTLDTLDLINPINWWPIEQDYLDDNHAFDLPDDRIPYRISLKSGEVYKGGTWKHYTDIKGYSSRAIEGGAATLLDLPLNVKKTLQSVELIAVANDAVIGLISLTLIQ; the protein is encoded by the coding sequence ATGATACGAAAGTGTTTGATTTTTTGTTGCTTTTCGATTGCCGTATTTTTACAGGAAACTCTTGCTCAATCCAAGCATTGGCAAGATAATGACCGCACGTTACATTATACCGAAGATCAGGGTGACTTCCTGCTGGTCAATGGGCGATATCGATTTAATCGCGCGCTTTATGGTAATAACCTCGCATCCCGCGTTGAAGCAGGAGATCTACCCGAATTCGCGTTATACATGCCAGGAATGGGCGGGAATCTGCAATTTGTGTTAGGCAACAAGCTCCTGCGAAAAAAAATGATTGATGCCGATCACATAGAGACAAGATATCGACCTGGAGCGATGCACTATCGTATTCAAGATGCTTTATTAGGAAAGGGTTATATTGATATTACTGTCCTGGCGCAGGCCAATACTGAGGGGATGATCGTAAAACTACAACCGAAAAACGTTAAATCTGATGTACAGCTGTATGCTATCTATGGGGGAGCGAGCGGACAAACATTCAGTAGAAATGGCGACATAGGCGCTGATCCTGAATCAGGGTTTTACCTTCTTCCAGCGTATTGTGAGCGTAACCACTATAGACTACACAAAAATAGTTTTGAGCTCAGGTATCAAAGCAGGAAAAATGAGCCGCAGTTTATGCAAGGTAGTTTTTCCGATCTCTCAAAGCTGCGCGTGTCAGATGCTAAGGTTTTGGATGATCTTTCCAATCTGGCGAACCTGGAAAATAGTGGCAGCCCTATTCTTGTGGGAGAATATGATCTGACTGAAAAAACACATTATATTCAAATCGCTAAGGGTAAGCTTTCGGCCACGGAATTTTCTGAAAGCTCCATAGCGAAGATCTTTGAACAAGCAGAACAGAAAAGAGCTTCCTTAGCCGGTCGGGTCAAAATAAATACACCGGATCGCTTTATCAATAATTTGGGTGCAGCATTGTCGGTAGCTGCTGACGGTATTTGGGAATCGCCTACTTTTCTGCATGGTGCTGTGGCATGGCGTATGCGATTGAATGCCTGGCGGGGAGCTTATACAGCAGATGTGTTGGGCTGGCACGATAGGGCGAAAGAACACTTTTCGAGCTACGCCAATTCGCAGGTAATGGAACCAAGCTCTGGCCCCGTAGTGATGGATACCGCATTACACCTCGCACGACATTTGGAGAAAATGGGCACCTCCATGTTTTCCAGTGGCTATATTTCCCGCAATCCCAATAACAAGTCTGTCCCCCATCACTACGATATGAACTTGGTCTTTATCGATCAACTATTGTCACATTTTAATTATACAGGAGATGTTGCTTATATCAAAGAGATGTGGCCCATCCTGACCCGGCATCTCAATTGGGAAAAGCGCAATTTTGATCGTGACAATGATGGCCTGTACGATGCCTATTGTGCGATCTGGGCCAGCGATGGATTGCAATATTCTGGTGGGGCTGTCACGCATACGACCGCTTATATGTATCGTGCGTATCAGATGATGGCCAAGCTCGCAAAGGTTATCGGTGAAGATGCAAATCCCTATCGACAGGAAGCTAAAAAGATTCAACAGGCATTAAAAAACCGACTTTGGCTAAAAGAAAAGGGATATTTCGCAGAATTTCAGGATGCGCTTGGCAATCAGCTTGTACACGAAAATCCGGGTTTATGGACCATTTATCATGCCGCGGATGTGGCTATCCTAGATGATTTTGAAAGCTATCAAAACCTGCAATATGTAAATAATTATTTGCCAAAGATTCCTATTCATGTCAACGGACAAGAGCAACAGCACCTGTATACTTTGCCCACGACGACATGGCAGCCCTATACCTGGTCCACCAATAATGTCGCTCTAGCCGAGAATTTACAAACGGCTCTTGCATACTGGCAGTCCGGACGGCCGGATGATGCGTATCAGCTTTGGAAGAGCAACCTTATAGAAAGCATGTATCATGGCATTAGCCCAGGAAATTTTCATCAACTCTCCCACTACGATGCGTTTCGGGGTGAGTTGTACCGTGATTTTGCCGATCCCATTGGCGTCGCATCGCGAACGTTGGTTGAAGGTTTATTCGGTGTGCATCCCCGTCTATTGGATAATGAATTATTTATTAAGCCTGGTTTTCCAGCGACATGGAATCATGCGCAGATCGAATTGCCGCAATGGAGTTACGCTTATAAAAAAGATAATACCACTATTACATTTCAAATTAACACGCGTTATGCAATGCCAGTAAAACTTACGTTGGAAGTTCCAGTAGATTTTACAGCGGTACGTGCCGTGAAGGTCAACGGAAAGGAAGTCAAGTGGTCGCTAAAATCTTCAGCTATTAATAGGCCATATGTCGTGATTGAATCTGACCCTGACAAAGATTTCGATATTTCAATCATCGGTGATGGTCAACTCGAAAGAATAGAAACCAGAAATGTAGAGCAAGCATTCACCGATCAATGGTCAGTCCCCTTAGCTGCTAATACCCAACTGTTGGAAAGCTTCGATCCTCAAGGTCTTATTGTAAACAGCATAGGGCAGAAATTTTCTTTCGTACAGCAAGAGCGGTTAGGGACCTTTTTTGTGAAGCTTCAGCAGGGAGAGATGATTTGGTGGCAACCCGTTGATATTCGGTTATTACCACCATTGAAAGCAACGATTGTAAAAAAGCATGCAGGTTATGGGTTAATCGTAGAAAATCGTTCCGTTCACCCGCAAGACCTCAAAATTGAGCATAACAGTTTCCAGGCCACCTTAAATTTAAAATCTAATGAAGCAAAAGAACTGCAGCTTCCAAGTCGTATCTTTTCGAAAGGAACAAACAACTTTTATCTGCGTGGGAAGACTTATCTTCAAAAAATTGATTATACCGATTGGACGATTAAGGATAAACCGAGTTTTTTGAAACAAAATTTATCAAATTATTACAATGCCCGTTTGACAGATATATTTCAACAGCAATATCTTTCGCCAAGACCGGAAGGGCCGACTTTGCAGCTGCCTTGGCAGGGGATAGGCAATTGGTGCTATCCATTGACGACGGCGAATATTGATGACAGCGGAATCATGAAAAAAGCCGAGCAGAAGGATCTAACATACCTAGGTATTCTGTTTCAGCTAAAAAATGACTCCAAAAATGTTGTCTTTGTCAGCCAGTGGGATAATTATCCCACAAGCGTCAAAATACCTTTAGCGGGCCAGGCCAGCAAAATGTATCTCTTGGTCGCCGGTTCTACAAATCCGATGCAATCCCAGTTTATCAACGCCAAGATTAAGGTCAATTATACCGATGGAACTTTAGATACGTTAGATCTCATCAATCCTATAAACTGGTGGCCTATCGAACAGGATTACCTCGATGACAACCATGCTTTTGATCTCCCTGATGATCGTATTCCTTATCGAATCAGTTTAAAATCGGGCGAGGTGTATAAAGGAGGCACCTGGAAGCATTACACCGATATCAAAGGATATAGCAGCAGAGCCATTGAAGGCGGAGCGGCTACCTTATTGGATTTACCGTTAAACGTAAAAAAGACGCTCCAATCCGTAGAGCTTATTGCTGTAGCAAACGATGCGGTCATCGGTCTGATAAGTCTCACTTTAATCCAATAG
- a CDS encoding glycoside hydrolase family 28 protein, with product MKKILSMILAIFACLAGQAQQTTWNSAQQPLKEIEQLKKIVVAPSFRNKDYSIADFGAIGDGNKKNTAAFQKAIETCNKQGGGRVVVPKGVYLTGAIYLKSNVNLHISEGATVLFSRDSADYPMVFTRWEGMECVNFSPFIYAYKEENIAITGKGLLDGNADNDHWWYWCGARKYGWHEGRPGEQKPARAMLHQQMAEEIDPQKRVFGDGHFLRPNFVQPYLCKNVWIADVKLINSPMWNLNPVLCENVLIEGVKVVSHGPNNDGCDPEASKNVWIRNCYFDTGDDCIAIKSGRDEDGRNVGRPAENHIIENCEMKDGHGGVVIGSEIAGGAKNIYALNNVMDSPNLDRALRIKTSSSRGGTIENVFFYNTKVGQYKEAAVRFNMFYEKPGKHIPTIRNIWVENLQVKGGGKYAVLSTAYESSPVTDFTMVNCKIEGVKEAYKVDYLKHVTLKNVIVNGKEIKSFD from the coding sequence ATGAAAAAGATTCTTAGTATGATTCTCGCAATTTTTGCCTGCCTAGCAGGTCAAGCACAACAGACGACCTGGAACAGTGCCCAGCAACCCCTAAAAGAAATTGAACAGCTTAAAAAGATCGTTGTGGCCCCTTCATTTAGAAATAAAGATTATTCCATCGCTGATTTCGGTGCTATTGGAGATGGCAATAAAAAAAATACGGCAGCCTTTCAAAAGGCAATAGAAACCTGCAATAAGCAAGGTGGAGGACGGGTGGTGGTTCCTAAAGGGGTATACTTGACCGGTGCTATTTATCTGAAAAGCAATGTCAATCTTCACATCAGCGAAGGGGCAACAGTCCTTTTTAGCCGAGATAGCGCAGATTACCCAATGGTATTCACCCGTTGGGAAGGGATGGAATGTGTCAATTTTTCCCCATTCATCTATGCGTATAAAGAAGAAAATATTGCCATTACGGGAAAAGGATTACTGGATGGAAATGCCGATAATGATCATTGGTGGTATTGGTGCGGTGCACGCAAATACGGTTGGCATGAAGGCCGCCCTGGCGAACAAAAGCCTGCACGCGCAATGTTGCATCAGCAGATGGCCGAAGAGATCGATCCGCAAAAAAGGGTATTTGGCGACGGACATTTTCTCCGGCCCAATTTTGTACAACCTTATCTATGTAAAAATGTCTGGATTGCCGACGTGAAGTTAATTAATTCTCCGATGTGGAATCTCAATCCTGTTCTATGTGAGAATGTGTTGATTGAAGGCGTGAAAGTGGTGAGTCATGGACCTAATAATGATGGCTGTGATCCCGAAGCAAGTAAAAATGTATGGATCAGGAATTGCTATTTTGATACCGGCGACGATTGTATTGCTATTAAGTCTGGACGAGACGAAGATGGCCGCAATGTTGGTCGACCTGCGGAGAATCATATCATCGAAAATTGTGAAATGAAGGATGGACATGGCGGTGTCGTTATCGGTAGCGAGATTGCCGGCGGAGCTAAAAACATCTATGCGCTGAACAATGTGATGGATAGTCCAAATCTAGATCGTGCCCTTCGGATAAAGACCAGTTCAAGTAGAGGAGGTACTATCGAAAATGTGTTTTTTTATAACACGAAGGTGGGACAGTATAAAGAGGCAGCTGTGCGTTTTAATATGTTTTATGAAAAACCCGGAAAACATATTCCGACGATTCGGAATATCTGGGTCGAAAACCTTCAGGTAAAAGGTGGCGGCAAGTATGCTGTGCTCTCCACGGCTTATGAATCTTCACCTGTCACTGATTTTACAATGGTGAATTGTAAAATTGAAGGTGTAAAAGAAGCCTATAAAGTAGATTACCTAAAACATGTAACACTAAAGAATGTCATTGTTAATGGAAAGGAAATCAAGTCTTTCGATTAG
- a CDS encoding RagB/SusD family nutrient uptake outer membrane protein: MKNYKILIALMLGSAGLLGLNACSKDFLKEEQITTPTTDYFKTQAGLDDLATGVYSKLKFKYNYTWGMALFNLGVDEFTDANNPSPSFNSYSMDLNPAESTYGGANIQPVFDNMYSGIESANTLIQNVPLYYDKSNANYNTRLGEGYFMRGYFYLQLIVQFGGVPLKLTPTTKVESYFTRASEDACFAQAISDLEQAYALLPASATEFGRVTKSAAAHYVAKARLTRASELYASWNSKYIAEDLDAVIKYGTEVVAAHPLVDDFVKLWDYQKANSANEKVSEVVLSAQFSDDQATWGRYGNQIHLYYPAVYQDLGGTSRDISGDREFSYARTTNYTLDVFDRVNDSRFWKSFITMYGANNTANAPVWTATNASLGPTGTVAGTKRFKGGELGIKYIVNNNGDTRYTAVASDATGVLKNGVMQNTHTFVRYFQGEPQAWVGKHGNNGYYGVQSRYVALSKFRDGYRVSIASANGTRDVIMARSAEDVLMVAEAYIRKGEGQYANAIQWINKLRSRAGYKNGEDRAKNVDGGQAYKNNSYAVGKGGGFSAEGAIYWEGNSYYESNNDMAKTTASSETQMLINSVADIYNSAVDAPIYQKLGAASNAQKMMAFLLNERTRELCGELYRWEDLARTKTLESRWKAFNDGYVRGNTVFSPNTHYYRPIPQSFLDATTNESGAALTPAEKQAMQNPGY; this comes from the coding sequence ATGAAAAATTATAAAATATTAATTGCTTTAATGCTTGGATCAGCGGGATTGCTGGGATTAAATGCTTGTAGTAAAGATTTTTTAAAAGAAGAGCAGATCACCACACCGACGACTGACTATTTTAAAACACAGGCAGGGTTGGATGATCTGGCGACAGGAGTTTACTCGAAGCTGAAATTTAAATATAATTATACCTGGGGCATGGCTTTGTTTAATTTAGGTGTTGACGAGTTTACGGATGCAAATAACCCCTCTCCGAGCTTCAATAGTTATAGTATGGATCTTAACCCAGCTGAATCAACCTATGGGGGAGCAAATATTCAGCCGGTGTTTGACAATATGTATAGCGGTATTGAATCGGCCAATACCCTGATTCAGAATGTACCACTATATTACGATAAATCCAATGCCAACTATAATACACGTCTAGGCGAGGGGTATTTTATGCGGGGATATTTCTATCTACAATTGATCGTACAGTTTGGTGGTGTACCCTTAAAGTTGACCCCAACGACAAAAGTGGAATCCTATTTTACGCGCGCTTCCGAAGACGCGTGTTTTGCGCAGGCCATTTCTGATCTGGAGCAGGCTTATGCCTTGCTGCCCGCTTCGGCGACAGAATTTGGACGTGTGACCAAATCAGCTGCAGCACATTACGTTGCTAAAGCCAGACTGACTCGGGCGAGTGAGTTATATGCTTCTTGGAATTCAAAATATATCGCAGAAGATTTGGATGCGGTTATCAAATACGGAACGGAAGTCGTGGCGGCACATCCCCTGGTTGATGACTTTGTAAAATTATGGGATTATCAAAAGGCGAATAGTGCCAATGAAAAAGTATCTGAAGTTGTTCTTTCAGCACAGTTTTCGGACGACCAGGCAACCTGGGGACGTTATGGAAATCAGATCCATCTTTACTATCCTGCTGTTTATCAAGATTTAGGTGGAACGAGTCGAGACATATCGGGCGATCGTGAATTCTCCTATGCGCGTACCACAAACTATACCTTAGATGTCTTTGACCGCGTCAATGATTCCCGTTTCTGGAAATCCTTTATTACGATGTATGGCGCCAATAATACCGCGAATGCACCTGTATGGACTGCAACTAATGCATCTCTTGGGCCTACAGGGACTGTTGCAGGTACCAAACGCTTTAAAGGGGGTGAGCTGGGTATAAAATATATTGTAAATAACAATGGCGATACGCGCTACACGGCAGTAGCCAGTGATGCAACAGGGGTGCTTAAAAATGGCGTGATGCAAAATACCCATACCTTTGTACGTTATTTTCAAGGAGAACCGCAAGCCTGGGTGGGAAAACATGGAAATAACGGTTACTATGGTGTACAGTCACGCTATGTGGCGCTTTCAAAGTTTAGAGACGGCTATCGGGTTAGTATCGCCTCAGCCAACGGTACCCGAGATGTGATTATGGCACGTTCGGCAGAAGACGTATTGATGGTGGCCGAAGCGTATATCCGCAAGGGTGAAGGCCAGTATGCCAATGCCATACAGTGGATCAATAAACTACGTAGCCGTGCCGGCTATAAAAATGGTGAAGACCGCGCGAAAAATGTCGATGGCGGACAAGCCTATAAGAATAATTCCTATGCGGTCGGTAAAGGAGGTGGTTTTTCCGCTGAAGGTGCAATCTACTGGGAAGGGAACTCTTATTACGAATCCAATAATGATATGGCTAAAACCACGGCATCTTCGGAAACACAGATGCTGATCAATTCGGTCGCTGATATTTATAACTCAGCAGTAGATGCTCCAATCTACCAAAAATTGGGTGCGGCAAGCAATGCGCAGAAAATGATGGCTTTCCTGTTGAATGAGCGCACGCGTGAATTGTGTGGCGAACTCTACCGCTGGGAAGATCTGGCACGCACCAAAACCTTGGAATCGAGATGGAAGGCTTTCAATGATGGTTATGTACGGGGTAATACAGTATTTAGTCCGAATACGCATTACTATCGACCAATTCCGCAATCTTTCTTGGATGCAACCACCAATGAAAGTGGTGCTGCATTGACACCGGCCGAAAAACAGGCTATGCAGAATCCGGGCTATTAA